A region from the Aquila chrysaetos chrysaetos chromosome 15, bAquChr1.4, whole genome shotgun sequence genome encodes:
- the SUPT3H gene encoding transcription initiation protein SPT3 homolog isoform X3 has product MRKDKKKLRRLLKYMFFRDYKSKIVKGIEEDDLLEDKFNSNNTNKRQKLAQDFLNSIDQTGELLAMFEDDEIDDVKQERMERAERQTRMMDSVQYAEFCESRQLSFSKKASKFRDWLDCSSMEIKPNAVAMEILAYLAYETVAQLVDLALLVKQDMAPKAGDPFSHAISATFIQYHNSTEPHLLGQSTSVKTSLDSPENTPPPTPTPPASAGQQHLGKTPSGALGNGGIGQDSTKSKQRKRKKSTAACGIEAQSDAIQPSHIREAIRRYGHKIGPLSPFTSAYRRNGMTFLAC; this is encoded by the exons ATGCGCAAAGATAAG aaGAAGCTTAGAAGGCTacttaaatacatgttttttcgAGACTACAAATCTAAAATTGTTAAAGGAATAGAAGAAGATGACCTCCTTGAAG ACAAATTCAACAGTAATAACACGAACAAACGGCAGAAGCTTGCTCAGGACTTTCTCAACTCCATTGACCAGACTGGAGAGCTCTTAGCCATGTTTGAAGATGATGAGATTGATGATGTCAAGCAAGAACGGATGGAG AGAGCAGAAAGACAAACACGAATGATGGACTCCGTCCAGTATGCAGAATTTTGTGAAAGTCGGCAGTTGAGTTTTT CAAAGAAAGCATCCAAGTTTCGTGACTGGTTGGACTGTAGCAGTATGGAAATAAAGCCAAATGCAGTTGCAATGGAGATTTTGGCCTATTTAGCGTATGAGACTGTGGCACAG TTGGTGGACTTGGCCCTTTTGGTTAAGCAGGACATGGCTCCCAAAGCTGGTGACCCATTCAGTCATGCCATATCTGCCACCTTCATACAGTATCACAACTCTACTGAG CCACATCTCTTAGGGCAATCTACAAGTGTGAAGACCAGCCTTGACTCTCCTGAAAACACACCACCTCCTACACCCACACCCCCAGCATCAGCAGGACAGCAACATCTTGGGAAAACCCCGTCAGGAGCCCTGGGGAATGGTGGAATTGGACAGGACTCTACCAAAtccaaacaaaggaaaagaaaaaag agcactgcagcctgtggtaTAGAGGCTCAAAGCGATGCCATCCAGCCCAGCCACATCAGAGAGGCCATTCGACGCTATGGCCACAAGATTGGCCCCCTTTCCCCATTCACA